A region of the Vigna unguiculata cultivar IT97K-499-35 chromosome 9, ASM411807v1, whole genome shotgun sequence genome:
ataattattacaaaaatattaaaaggtctaatttgaatttgaattatttttacgatttgataaaaaaaatagggttgagttaaaagaattatatctatttattttttaaaatttagaaactaaaatatatcaaaatttataacaaagTTTCAtacaaagataaattttaatttcacgtTAAAATTGAGAGTTTTAATTCAACAAAAGATTAGAGTCTATAACCtttggaaataataaaaattaaattttgacaactttatattataatttgagatgacatttattaagtaattttaaaatttaaaaaaattaaaaaaagttagaaatcatttataatatattaactcaaatataagagaaatttttcaaaatttaatttaaacgaTATAAAGAAAGTTGTCTCGTGTTGATCCCTTGTTGTAACACAATTTAGTTTCATCCCTGGTTGATAACTTGCTCCCTATCCTTAACAAGTTCAGAAAACACACCACAACCAACCTCCAACATTTTTCTGTCTTGTCTCTTCGCCTTTTTGAATCTCTCAGTAGTCACTTTCCAACCCAACCAAGCGTACTAGAAAACATGTCCAAAATCTCATGAATCTAACCTAAGAACAGGACCcaccaaaaacacaaccaacTTCTCCAAGAAACATTTTTCTTCCACTGTACTCATTTCATAAGAGATTAATATACGCTAtcaattcattcattcattctgTGAATacttttatttctctttcttcctccCAATCCTTCTCCATTGAAAAAACACAAATCTCATGTATCCGCTAAAAATGGAATCTTTTCAAAATCAGACAACTCTGAATGGACTCAAATCTAAACTtcaaaattttttcaaaatccaattttcataaaataagaGACAAGAGGGGTGTGGCCCAAACCcaagaaacattttttttttctcaaatcgAATCTTAAAGTTGACAATTTTACATACCAGGAAAATACACGAATGACTTCCTAGAAAAATGAATCTGACTGGTGCCAACATCATAGTAATTCACGAATTTCAAGTTTGAGAAGAAACATTCGTTATTGCTACACAATTTCCTGAAACCCGCTGCGCAATTAACAGAAATCTTCCATTTATATCAATCATTTCAGCATGAAGCTACACGGCAACGTAATTTCTGTAAGAAACTTCTTTGTTTCTTATCCTATAAAAGCACAAACTAGCACTCGCGTATGATCATCTGTTATAGTAGCTTCTACGTGAGCAAATGAAGAGACAGAAATCTACACCACTCATTAGACAAATACACAGGTCTATAAAGAAACTGAAGACTCTGATGCACTCTTGGCGAGTGCATTCCACTGTATCCTCAAGTTTAAAACAAAGATGGTGCAGTTTGTTCCACAAACGAATGAACCAGCAAAGGTTCCTTGTGGATGAAGAAATCACTGAGGATTATATGCTTCGATGTAGAACAACAATGGCGTGTGCTTCAGAAGATGATATTGATAAAAGGGCTGAGATTTTTATCGCAAAATTCCGGCGACAACTAAGCTTGGAGAGTATAGCTTATTCTGAAACAAAGTATATTATATAAGAGATAGTTTTTATGTGACTAACTATAATAAAGTGATTCAATGGttattttttcaagttttttttttttttttatgtgtgaaatttgtgtgttggggtttttattaaataagtcGACATTGTTTGAAGTACATGTTGTATTGTAttacgtgtttttttttttccttttctggtCGATTATGGACTTGTAGGAACTGTCTTGAAGACTTCTTAATTTGGATTTCTTCTTGCTAAAGAAACACTGAAAGTGTTTCTTAAATATGTTGTACACAGCTGAAAATTCCACCCTTTCTCTTTCATTCATTTGCTTCAATCAGTGATAGAACACTTACAGAAGACTCTGGTATTCAAGTGAGTAATATGAAGATATAAGTAAGAAATAGgtaaaaatttgtatataaatataccaaatgcaaatatagaaaaatgaatAACTCAAATGAACACGTGAATGTTGAAAAAACTaatatcttataatattttaaagtgtaAATTTACAAGtacacaataattaaaataacaagtatgaatttaaattatgtaattatatatacataagtAAATTAGTGGAATACATTTGTGAAACTCAATTAGCTGAGAAAATCCAACAAATGTTTAACATGTTTTTCCCATCTTTGTGTAAGAAAGGTACAAAcattaaaatgtgtttaatttaagtattgttcttcttttttctacttCATTCTCCTATCTCGTATATATTTTACACATGGTTTTGTTCATTTTTGATGGTCGATGACATTTTGAAATGCACCTGCCAATGCTTTTACACTATTCCTCCTTGCTTtcaattttctctctttctcctcAATGGAATCATTGGATACAGAAGTTTCAGTTTCTTTGCCCTTTTCCACAACATcacttgtttcttctctttcttctttaacTTCATTCTCTGCAACCTTTTCTTCTTGAGCTTCATTTTCTACACCTTCATTCTCTACtttactttctctttcttcttccattGAATCTTTAACATCTGCATCACTTCTTCCTTCTTCAACctcctttctctcttttacTACCTCCACTTCATTGTTGCTCTCACTCTCACAAACTTCTTCTACAACTCCACTTTCTGTTTTTTCCTCCTCTTCTTTAACCTCAACTTCTTTAATTGCTGAATCATGAATCTCTGGAATGTTGCATTCAGTTTGATTTGTATCATCATTTTCTTTCTGTTTCTCTTCTTCCAAAACACTAGGAACGTCCCTCTCATTATCCTCTTCAACATGAGGTTTACCTGTCTCCTCAAGCTTCTGTTTACACTCTTCATGATCATCATGATTATGCTCATTCTCTTCAGGATCATGCTCACGCTCTTCAGAATCATGCTCGTGTTTATGATCATGGTTTTCAGAATTATCTTCATGTTTCTGCTCTCCATGGTCATCCCCTTTCTGCTCATCTTCATGATCTTGCTCACATTCTTCATTACCATGTTTCTCGTGATGAAGCTCACGCTCACGCTCATGCCCatgttcattttcattttcattttcatgttcAGAGTCAACTACTTGATGTGTCAGTTTTTCTGTATTATTCACTTTTCCCACTTCTTCAACCACTTCACTTGCACACTCTTTACCTTCTTCTGGTTGAGCACTTTTGCTACTCTTTGAAATGTTATTTGACTCATGTTTAGGGTTTGAAGCAGAAGCATTAGTGTTACTACTCTTCTTAACAACTTTCCCACTTGATGATTGCGTTCTTCCTGGTGGGGTCTTTGTAACTCTATCAGAAGCAGGTTTCGAAGTAATTTTATTGGGAAGACTTGAAGCTCGAAGAGGAACATTTCTTTCTCGTGGACCATTCCTTTCTCGCGGACCAGGGGACACAAGAGCTTTGTGTTGCCTTGAAGGAGAAGGTGAATGAGTTTGTCTGTGAACTCTCGAAGATGATGATGGTTCAAGAGATCTTCTTCTGTTTAGAGTGGGTTTTGATGGAGGATCATTCTTAGGGAGCTTGAAAGAAGAGTGGGAATCAAGACGTTTTGAACTTATAGTGGGTTTTAGATAATTAGGGATTTGTTTCTCCGATGTGGGATTTGAAGTGCCCTTGTTCGTTGAGGATGATCTTGTTACGGTCTTCCTGGTGCTTGTGGTTGAAGAATTTGAAGATGGAACCTTCTTCTCCTTCCCCACCACACTCgtgtcttttgtttttgttgccATATATAATTACCAAGCTCACctataaatatgttaaaaaaaaaaacatacatatcttaatatgttgtattataaattatattttttttcaatatcctAAATGATGATTAAGATTTGATAAAATAGTTTTCTTatacaaaatattgtttttaaaattatttgagatatattattcataaaaccctttttttaaaactctttcATAAAGTTATCAACCATCTTACCTTAcactctcttttatttttttgtttcttgtaTAAAAGACttagtaattattatttctgTTTGCTTTATTGTTGTGCAAATCTAATTCTATCGTATTTCTCAATATGGGGCCTTTTTTCTGCATCATAATTATGACTAAGAAATTTTGagtgtttataatatatatgtatacgaggattaaatcaattttcagcaaaaaaaaattaaaaaaattacacaaaccTAAAATGATGTGTACAATtggttttttcttcttcttcttagaacatacaaataaaaaatgaaacgaGTTCAACTCAATCACATATGATACAACATAGACATgatcacaattaattaaaaaaaagtatctacaataaatgataaaaaaaaaactcagaaaaataacatgaaaagtCTACTCCAactttatccaaaaaaaaatctatacaAACTCCTGAAAATAAGAAAGTTTGTCATAATTGAACATCTAAGCTCATTATTACATATTCCTTCTTTGCATCGAAATCCTCCACATTAATGTATTATCGTcccaatatttgtttttaatcacTAACAAATTCATtgcaaatgaaaagaaaagatgaagagatatccttaattaattatgatcaATTAATCATGATGTGTGGAATGTGaacagttttaaaaataataaatatgttccTTGAAAAtgcaaagagaagaaaaacaagTAATGGGCATGTGGCACAATGATTACCTTACACTTCTTTTTTGGTGGCAGGAGAAGCAAACAATATTCAAAATCTCGATGCAAATTGAAGCTAAAAAGAGTAAATTTACAACAACCAAAGTCAGGTTCAGAAAACGTACCTTCATAAAAGAAAGTTCATGGAAGAGTGAATTTGTGGGCACACACAGAAAATTGCTTTGGAAGATGAGAATATATGAAGAAAGAGGCAAAacgaaagaaagaaaaaatggttggatgataaaaatcagaaaaaaatgGGATTTTGATATctaataatatcataaataagCGTAAATTTTGCACACACTTTAAGGTTGTAAAGGTGTTTGTGAAGTTAACCTAGGTTTTTTCAACAATGAATTGACTTATTTTATCAGACAAAACCGAAATAACTGGGTTCGAGAGTTGACCTTTTCCATTATAatccaaaacaaataaaacaaaaatgttttcaaccgccatttttcttcaaatttaagcTCGGAGTATATGcattgtatttgatatttatttcacatatatttaataactatCTTGCAGCATAGTTCATCGCAagtttaaatatgaaaaaataaatcttgATAATTATCCCCAGATATAATGTAAACATTATCCCCAGATAATTTCAATTGCCTTAAAAAAAATAcgtaaagaaaatagaaagttGGACGTGGACTAATGCAACTATATCTTAAAGATCATGTTTTTACGTAACGGATAAGAGCTTTTTTGGATTCGCTTTCTCAATTAATGAAAAATGCTAATTGAAGTTTAGTTGAGAAAAACAGCTTCTTTGTAAGTAATGTAATAAACGTATTTGTAAAGATGGAAGAACAGAATTTTAATtatcctataattttttttttcttttgcatattGTCGTtaatttggaatatatataAACCACTTAAgtgaattataataattattattatttagttttccCTTATTGGGCCTGGCCCAAGTAGAGATGACGTGGTATGGGCGGTTAAAGCCGGAGAATTGTGGTGGCATTGCATTTGGCAGTATGTATAaccctttttaattttttttatccgttcaattttttattttttatttttttttttgtcgttAATGAACACTGTGATGTGAGAATTGAGAAAGGTCACTGTCTACTTATATATTTGCATTCACATTTATTAGAAAATAGTGATACGCAACTGAggattaaaatttatagttaGAGAGAGACATGTGGTTTGCTCCATTTTTATTGTCATTGGGTTAGAAAATAGCATGGCCTCGCAATTTTAAAAAACCGCCAAATacgtttttttcctttttattttagtattggTTGGTTCATAGGTTGTCTGTGACATGGAACTCCATTTGGCACTTCATGTTGTAGCTAAAAATGTGGAaaaatcttgattatacattaaTGGGTAGGAAGAATCGGAGGAACCCACCAACACAGCACCTTGAAAGGTGTTGCCTTTGATGAAGAAATAGTTTTGTTGGTGAAGATGTGAGGTTTTTCTGAAGGAAGAAAATACCGTaccaaattataaacaaatttatataggATTTCATTTCGATAGGAAAGAAATTGAggtctaaaataatttaaatactattttttttattatttgaaatattttttaagaataaaatcataataatatagtaattgttttaaagtaaataataacttaacggtatatttttatttatatattagttatCTTATGATAAATTGTaggattaagtatgtttttagtccctgaattttgattcaaaattgaaatttgtctaTGTccgaaactttgatacattttgattcttaaactttacaaataaatgaatatagtcattttaatccaattacaATAACTTCTTTTAAGGTGTCGAATGCATTTTCTAGAAAATATTAAACCGGAAATGTGTTAAACGGTGTAAACAGCTCCAATATTAACATGattgagttaaaataattagtttaaaaaaactatttttatttattttttaagtttagagaccaaaatatattaaaattttagacaaaaataactttcaattttgaatcaaaattCAGGGACTAAAAAGCATATTTACCCTAAATTTTAACATACCTTAAATTTCTAAACAGAAGAGAAGTTTTGGGTTGGGAAGGGTTGAGGGTGTCTCAGCAGACCAATAACTCCAATAAGTATGTGGTGGCTAAGGGTAAGCATAGTGGAGGAAGACAATTTGTCCATTATTATAAAtggagtgagtgagtgagtggtCCAAATTGGGCAGTGCCTACCCCACTGGTATGTAGCCAGATAGATGAGGTTAAGTTTATGTATGTATTTGGTGCCAaacaaaaaacgaaaaaaagttACATCAGCAGAGGAAATGAGAGTGGTGGAGGCACGCGCCATTCCCTCTCCGTCTCACACTTGGCTTACATGCACCCAGTCAAATACCGTCatctgttttttctttcatccgataacttttctttctcttttttttatcttaatatataatataatttattatttaatatatatatatatatgtgtatttaTGTATATTGGAATTATGGGTGGCGTTTGGAAATATGTATATCTGAAAAACGGGGTAGGTAGACGTAGTTGACCAGGTGagtgattaataataataattaggtTGCAATATGATAAGTGAGAGTGCTTAGAGCATGGTCCCATTTGGTATTTGTAGTGGTTAAGTGGGGATATAACTTGAAAACTTTTACAAAACAATTTATGGACATTTAATTAATGTACTTTTCAATGCCTGTTACAATTTTTGTTGACTTCAACTACTATTATGTTTTGGGTATAGGAACCTAGAGCCTACTAAAGAACTCCTCTGATCTTACTCCTCTTCTTAGTATTGCGATAACTTCTTCTCCAAGAAATTCACTCCTTTGCTCGATCGGCTGGGctgacgatcggggtacctgtctaaaaagcttcgatgcttaagtcagtaagGAACCGATCGGAGTATCAGTGTATctgctgtaataaatgcgaattaaagatccccaccaacctacctttgggccctatttatagttttcggtGTGGGCCtgattagggtttcttaatcGCGGCCCAATGATCCTCTAATCTAGATTACTGACTCGCTTAACGTTAATTAATCCGATTGACTGGTTGTTTGGCTGTGCGACCGATGGCTGCCTGACTGGACTAGTTATATCCTGTTTTGAACAAGTGAATAATTCGTGTATGGCTGATCGATCGATGGATGCatataaagaactacgtgaaTCTAAAGAGTCTTATCGACCGATCGACCTGATGGTTGGTCCACTGACTGTCCTTTATTAGGTTAAGGTGTTGTTCGTGTGGGGCCGATCCACCGATGTTCCATTGCGGACCAGAATGTCACTCGTTTGACTGttaccgatggaccgatggTCCTATATAGTTCATTCGTCAGGCCGTTCAATCGATGGTTGCTCACGATGCGATGTGATTTATTCGTAGAACCGATGGACCGATGATCCTATATAGTTCATTCATCAGACCGTTCGACCGATGGTTTCTGGTGATGCGATGTGATTTATTTGCAGAACCGATGGACCGATGGTCCTATGTAGTTCATTCGTCAGACCGTTCGACCGATGGTTTCTGGTGATGCGATATGATTTATTTGCAGAACCGATGGACCGATGGTCCTATGTAGTTCATTCATCAGATCGTTCGACCGATGGTTACGTTTTATATACGAGCTTTCCCGGCCTCATCCGATGGGCCTGAAGACTGACCCTGACCGATAGACCGATGAGACATACAATACATATTCCTTTGAGACAAATCCAATCAGTAATAAAGTGCATCAAGCACCGTTGGATTAAGAGTCTCACTTATAGATGATCATTTCATTTTTGTTgcaaacatataaaataaaatgtttcaaataggttaaaaattagaatttgcaAAACTAAGAGGGAAAAAATTATTGGTCTACATGTCAGACGTTTCTACACGTTCAacgtaaaaataaattattatgttgGACGATACTAAGGTTGATGCAAAAAAtctgtgaaaagaaaatatattgaaataaatatttataagctTAATTGAGTTTAGCATAGTGCATGAATGATTTTGGTAGAGTGAAATAATGATTAGATAATAAAAAGggaaaacttaaaaaagaaaagttaaaccacacgaagaaaattaaatagtagaTTTTTAAAGAtaggaaaattttaatataacgaccaaattttaacaactttttgttACAATGACAAAAAACCTTGTtctgatatttaaaaaatgtttacatCAAACATCGATGTAAAGCATATATATCACATTTCATAAAACATTATAGAATCCAACGTAAATGAACAATTTTTCGTGAAACATAAAGATAACCGACATAAATCGTTTTAAATTGCGACTacgatatattttttttacgtgAACTTCTCGTTGACAAACGTAAAACAGATGACATAATACTAAGTTTAATATTAGTGACATATAACAcactaatataaaaatttgtaggtttaagatgataaaattgtatacaaatttctaaaataaatataactataaCATGTAATTATAAGGAACAAAACAATATAACTAAAATAGCCTTTTTAATTAATCAAGTTTAATTAAAGGTTCgacaaataacataaataaactattgatttaattaacaaataataattaaactattttttttattatagaactgatttattataaaaaaaatcaattataagcactgatttaattaaactattttatcatataattataaggactaatttatttataaaaaat
Encoded here:
- the LOC114164871 gene encoding myb-like protein X: MATKTKDTSVVGKEKKVPSSNSSTTSTRKTVTRSSSTNKGTSNPTSEKQIPNYLKPTISSKRLDSHSSFKLPKNDPPSKPTLNRRRSLEPSSSSRVHRQTHSPSPSRQHKALVSPGPRERNGPRERNVPLRASSLPNKITSKPASDRVTKTPPGRTQSSSGKVVKKSSNTNASASNPKHESNNISKSSKSAQPEEGKECASEVVEEVGKVNNTEKLTHQVVDSEHENENENEHGHERERELHHEKHGNEECEQDHEDEQKGDDHGEQKHEDNSENHDHKHEHDSEEREHDPEENEHNHDDHEECKQKLEETGKPHVEEDNERDVPSVLEEEKQKENDDTNQTECNIPEIHDSAIKEVEVKEEEEKTESGVVEEVCESESNNEVEVVKERKEVEEGRSDADVKDSMEEERESKVENEGVENEAQEEKVAENEVKEEREETSDVVEKGKETETSVSNDSIEEKERKLKARRNSVKALAGAFQNVIDHQK